A genomic stretch from Aedes albopictus strain Foshan chromosome 2, AalbF5, whole genome shotgun sequence includes:
- the LOC109429421 gene encoding protein drumstick, with protein MYLATLRIDNDNHGRGDFRPKMRPKCEFVCKYCQRRFTKPYNLMIHERTHKSPEVTFSCEVCGKYYKRQENIRSQRCSQCIWRSIHTYGMNGNNNNRAY; from the exons ATGTATCTCGCGACGCTGCGAATCGACAACGACAACCACGGTAGGGGCGACTTCCGCCCGAAGATGCGGCCAAAGTGCGAGTTCGTGTGCAAGTACTGCCAGCGCCGGTTCACCAAGCCGTACAACCTGATGATCCACGAGCGTACCCACAAGAGCCCGGAGGTGACGTTCTCGTGCGAGGTGTGCGGCAAGTACTACAAACGGCAGGAAAATATCCGCTCGCAAAG ATGCAGTCAGTGTATTTGGCG GTCAATTCATACGTACGGCATGAACGGTAACAACAACAACCGGGCATACTGA